One Deinococcota bacterium genomic window carries:
- the pdxA gene encoding 4-hydroxythreonine-4-phosphate dehydrogenase PdxA, translating to MKPTLAITMGDPAGVGPEITLKALQQPELHDSARLFVVGSQAVLADMARRLGYKIDVIEIDEADGNWQSSPDTVLVHQVGELGPGDFALGEVAQPTGRDSVRYVETAARLTQEGRADAIVTAPINKESMRAAKIKYPGHTEILGAVLDSPVETMFVVDRLRIFFLTRHLSLRAAIDAISEEGLLKLLGHAREVLSELGNDEPVIGVAGLNPHAGDGGIFGDEEITRLQPAVAEARALGWDVRGPVGADSIFHQALQGKYDAVISLYHDQGHIAAKTYDFNRTVSVTTGLPTIRTSVDHGTAFDIAGRGKADPTNMIEAIKVAAHMASKRLERAGA from the coding sequence ACGACAGCGCCCGCCTCTTCGTGGTGGGTTCCCAGGCCGTCTTGGCGGATATGGCTCGTCGCCTCGGCTACAAGATTGACGTTATTGAGATCGACGAAGCCGACGGGAACTGGCAGTCGTCACCCGATACCGTTTTGGTCCATCAAGTAGGCGAACTGGGGCCCGGCGACTTCGCGCTCGGCGAGGTCGCCCAGCCGACGGGCCGCGACAGCGTGCGCTACGTGGAGACGGCGGCTAGGCTCACCCAGGAGGGCCGCGCCGACGCCATCGTCACCGCGCCCATCAACAAGGAATCGATGCGGGCGGCCAAGATAAAATATCCCGGCCACACCGAGATCCTGGGCGCGGTCCTCGACTCCCCCGTCGAGACCATGTTCGTGGTCGACAGGCTGCGCATCTTCTTCCTGACGCGTCACCTCTCGCTCCGCGCCGCTATCGACGCCATCAGCGAGGAGGGGCTGCTCAAGCTCCTGGGGCACGCCCGCGAGGTGCTGAGCGAACTCGGCAACGACGAGCCGGTCATCGGCGTGGCGGGCTTAAACCCACACGCGGGCGACGGCGGCATTTTCGGCGATGAGGAGATCACCCGCCTGCAACCGGCCGTGGCGGAGGCGCGGGCCCTGGGCTGGGACGTGCGCGGCCCCGTCGGCGCGGACTCGATCTTTCACCAGGCTCTGCAGGGCAAGTACGACGCGGTGATCTCGCTCTACCACGACCAGGGCCACATCGCCGCCAAGACCTACGACTTCAACCGCACCGTCTCGGTGACGACCGGCCTGCCTACCATCAGGACCTCGGTGGACCACGGCACCGCCTTTGACATCGCCGGGAGGGGCAAGGCCGACCCGACCAACATGATCGAGGCCATCAAGGTGGCCGCGCACATGGCGAGCAAGCGGCTGGAAAGGGCGGGGGCGTGA